GTGCAGCTAAACAAGTGGACCGGAAAGAAAATGCACCTCGATATAGAACCGGAACCGGACGGATTGCTGGAAAATACCGATGATTTTATTGATTTTTTCCAGAATTATCTTTTAAAAGATGGTGTGATTGCCCTGATCAGGCAACTGAAATGTACCGGAGCGGAAGCCCGGCATTACATCCGGGAACACCTGCAGCTTTGTTATGATGTCTGCCATTTTGCGGTAGCTTTTGAAAAACCGGAAATGGTGATTCAGAAAATGGCGGACAGCCGGATAAAAATCGGCAAGCTGCAAATCAGTGCTGCCTTGCGCTGTCCGGTTACGGATGAGGTGACAACAGCAGAATTGTGCCGGCGTTTAAACCAGTTCAACGAGCCGGTTTACCTGCATCAGGCGGTACTCAGAACAAAATCGGGCGCGTTGTTAAAATACCCCGATTTACAACAGGGAATCGAGGCGATGCAGCAGCATGATCCGGAAGAATTGCGTACTCATTTTCACGTACCCATATTCCTGCCGGATTATCAGGGACTGTATTCCACCCAGGAAGATATTGTTACCGCTCTGGAAATATGGACGAAACAGCCGTATACCACACATCTGGAAGTAGAAACCTATACCTGGGATGTTTTGCCCTCACAGCTTCAGATGGATCTAACAGACGCTATTCAACGTGAATTAGCGTGGGTTCTGCACTGTATTGAACACAAAAAAGAAAACCAAAAACCACCCGTTAAAGGAATTAAATATGCAGCAAACAGCAGTCATAAACATAGTAGGACTCACTTCCGGGTTATTAAAGGATAAGGACCTTTTTCTGAGTAAATGGCTAAGCAAAAAAGGACAGCTCAGCACGATTGAGC
This region of Flavobacterium inviolabile genomic DNA includes:
- the eboE gene encoding metabolite traffic protein EboE — translated: MKIRNEAHLSYCTNIHPGESWEEVFASLKQYTLAVKEKMAPETDFGIGLRLSYESAVTLSQAENCSAFKNWLDENKTYVFTINGFPYGNFHGQQVKDQVHAPDWLSHERVNYTCMLFDLLAQLLPKGMEGGISTSPLSYKYWYAIEEDRDLAKKKSCEHLVAVVLHLVQLNKWTGKKMHLDIEPEPDGLLENTDDFIDFFQNYLLKDGVIALIRQLKCTGAEARHYIREHLQLCYDVCHFAVAFEKPEMVIQKMADSRIKIGKLQISAALRCPVTDEVTTAELCRRLNQFNEPVYLHQAVLRTKSGALLKYPDLQQGIEAMQQHDPEELRTHFHVPIFLPDYQGLYSTQEDIVTALEIWTKQPYTTHLEVETYTWDVLPSQLQMDLTDAIQRELAWVLHCIEHKKENQKPPVKGIKYAANSSHKHSRTHFRVIKG